A stretch of DNA from Cellulomonas xiejunii:
CCTGCTCGTTCATCGCCGCGACCGCCCGGACCATGCGGACCCGGTCGAGGTGCTCGAGGTCCAGCAGGTCGTCCATCGGCCAGTGCAGGTGGTACGCCAGGTAGGCGATCTCCTGCCAGACCGCGTCGACGGGGTAGCGCAGCACGGTCCGGTCACCGGGTCTCGGCCGGGAGCTCCTCGATCGCCGAGCGCGCGGGACGCGCGTGCACGAAGCCCGCGTCCGGCACGTCGGCGGCCGGGGCCGCCTCCTCGACGGCCACGGCGGCCGCCGCAGGGGCGACCTCGTCCTGCGCGGCGAGGAACTCCTCGACCTCGGCGGGGGTGCCGAAGTTGATGACGCCGTAGAAGTCCTGCAGGTACGCCAGGTCGGCGGCGAACAGGCCCTCGATCTCGTGCGTCGTCACCAGCTCCAGCGCGCCGAGGCGCTCGACGACGCGCGCCAGCACGACGACGGTCAGCCGCGGGTCGTCCGGGCCGCTGATCGTGGGGTCACGCAGCGGCTCCAGCTCGTCGCGGGCCGTCGCCAGGCGCATGACGCCCTCGCGGTGCAACGCCCCCTCGCGGTCGACGTAACCGCGAGGGAGCGTGAACTCGTACCGGGTGCGCAGGGTCACTTGACCCTCTCGAGGCGCTCGATGACCACCGAGACGGTCTCCTTGATGGCGTCCGACCCGTCGACCGAGAGCTGGTCGGTCGAGATCTTGCTCGGCCAGCCGTTGAAGAAGTTGAACCGCGCGACCTCCTTGGCGGACGCGTCGTACAGGACGACGGAGCCGTTCTTGCGGTTCTGCGCGCGGTCGCCGGACAGGCCGCCCTCGCGGACCGCCTTGAACCACTTCCACAGCGGGTCGTTGGTGACGTCGGCGGGCGCGACGCGGGTCAGCTGCAGGTCGGGGACCTCGACGGTCTGGCCGAGGAACTTGACCTGCTGCTTCTTGCCGTCGGCCCCGATCTGGGTGACCTTGCCGACGCCGACCTCGACGTCGAGGCCCGAGACCGACATGAGGGCGGAGACGACCTGCCCGTCGATCTCGAGGAAGAAGTTCTGGGAGACGATCGGGTCGGCGCTGAACAGTCCGGTGCTGGGCATGCGTTACTCCTAGGTGTGGTGGGGACGCTGGGCGTCAGGCCGCGCTCTGCTTGTTCTGGCTGATCCGGAAGACCACGAACTCCGCGGGCTTGACGGGCGCGAGACCGACCTCGACCACGAGGCGGCCGGCGTCGATCGACTCGGGGGTGTTGGTGGTCTCGTCGCAGCGGACGAAGAACGCCTGGTCGGCGGTGGAGCCGAACAGCGCGCCCGACTGCCACAGACCGTGCAGGTACCCGGTGAGGGTCCGCTTGACGCCCTCCCACAGGGTCACGTCGTTCGGCTCGAAGACGGCCCACTGGGTGCCCTCGAGGATCGTCGACTCGACCATGTTGAACAGGCGACGCACGTTGATGTACTGCCAGTCGGTGTCCGACGCGAGCGTGCGCGCGCCCCAGATGCGGATGCCGCGCGTGCCGAACGGGCGGATCGCGTTGACCCCGATCGGGTTGAGGAAGCCCTGCTCGGTCTGCGTGACGGCACGCTCGACGTCCAGGACGCCGCGGATCGTGTCGTTGGCCGGGGCCTTCCACACGCCGCGCGTCTCGTCCGTGCGGGCCCACACTCCGGCGACGTGCCCCGACGGCGGGACGACGATCTCGGCGGACGCGCCCGAGCCGAGGGGGTTCTCGACCTTGATCCACGGGTAGTACATCGTCGCGAACGCCGAGTCGTACTGCGCGACCTCGGAGCGCCACTCCTTGACCTGCTGGGGCGTCATCCCGGGGGGCGCGTCGAGCAGGGCCATGCGGTTGGCGTGCTGCTCGCAGTGCGCGATGAGCGACGTCTGCACGGCCTTCCACAGGCCGAGGTCGAGCGTGCCGTCCTCGCGCGTCGCGGCGGTGACCAGGTCGGGGACGGCCACGATCGTGACGTCCTCGGCGATCGCCAGGCCGTTGATGCCCGTGCGCGCCGACTCGGACCCGGCGAACTTGCGGCCCGTGACCGGCACCTTGACGGGCTCGGCCTGCTGCAGCGCGTACGTGCCGGGGCGCAGCAGCTCGAGCTGGCTCGACAGGTCGGTCTCCTCGTCGAGGCGGATCTCGACCTTGACCTTCGTGGACGTCTTGTTGATGACCGTCGCGGCGTCGCGCGGGCCACCCAGGCTCAGGCCGGGGTAGGACTCGACGGGCTCGCCGCCCTCGAGGACCGTGATCGTGAACGTCGTCGGGCCCTCGAGGTCGTCGGGCGCGTCGTCGCTCTGCACGGCCACCGTCAGCTGCGCGTCGGGCTCGACGGACTCGATGGCGACGGGCAGACCCAGCGCGCGGTCCGCGGCGGGCAGCTCGAGCGTCGCCGGCTTGCCGGACGGCTCGGCGTTGGGGACGCGCACGATGTACGCCTGCGTGCCGCCGTTGAGGAAGTAGCCGTACACCGACAGCGGCAGCATCGCGCCCTCGACGAACCCGCCGTACAGCGCCTCGTACTGGGTCCAGCTGGTGACGAGGCGAGGCATGAGCCCCTGGGGGTCGGCCGGGTCGTCCGCCGGCGCCGACGCGGTGAAGCCCACGAAGGCCGTCACGGCGGTCGGGGCCGACGTCAGCACCTTCTGGGACGAGGGGATCTCCTCGACGTACACGCCGGGCGCGGTGTAGGTGGGCACTGGTGGGTCCTTCTCTCGGTCGTGAGGTCGCGGCCGCTCGCACCGGGGTACGGCAGGTGCGTGGCGGGTCGTCGTGAGGCTAGGCAGCGGGGTCGGGCCGGGACATCGGTAATCGCTACCGAGGTTGCGCAGACGCCCCGACAGGGCCGCCCGGGGGATCCCCGAGGGGGTGAAATCCGTGACCTGGACGAGCGTTCAAGGCGCGTTCGTCGTACTTGCCCGTCTCGCGGGCCGGGACGCCACTGACCCGTCCGAGGCGCTCACGCGACCTTGGACCCAGCACGAACCCCCCGGAGGCGCTATGACCAGGTCCGATGCCCGAACGCACGCGGGACGGGCACGGACCGGCTCGACCTCCGTCCCCACCCCGCGCAGGGCCCCCGCAGCCGCGGTCGCGGCGCCCGCCACGGTGCTGCACCCCGCGGTCGTCGACCGCCTGACGGCGTCGCTCGCCGCCGGGCGCAGCGCCCTGGTCGTCGGCGAGGCCGGGACGGGCAAGACCCAGGCGGTCGCCCAGGCCGTCGAGCGGCTGCGCGCGACCCACGACGACCTCCAGGTCGTGCACATCAGCGGCACGGGCACGCACGACGCGCTGCCGCTGGGCGCCCTCGAGCCGTTGCTGGACGACCCCGCCGCGGCCTTCGGGGACCTGGCGGCGACGCTGCGCTCCCTGGCCACGAGCCTCGAGCACCGCCGCGGCGACGGCAGGCTCCTGCTGCGCGTCGAGGACGCCCACCGCCTCGACGACGCGTCGGCCCGCGCGCTCGACTGGCTGGTGCGGCAGGACTCCGTGCAGGTCGTCGCGACGCTGCGGCTGAGCTGGGCCGCCCGCCCGCCGTGGGCGGCGCTGTGGAAGGACGACGTCGTCGAGCGGCTCGACATCGGGCCGCTCACGCGGGAGGCCACCGAGCGGTGGCTCGCCACCGAGCTGGGCGGGCCGGTCACGGCCGACACCGCGCACCGCCTGTGGCGTGCAGCCGGCGGCAGCGCGATGCGGTTGCGGGAGGCGGTGCACGACGCG
This window harbors:
- a CDS encoding DUF6760 family protein is translated as MLRYPVDAVWQEIAYLAYHLHWPMDDLLDLEHLDRVRMVRAVAAMNEQAWEAVRDSV
- a CDS encoding phage tail protein, yielding MPSTGLFSADPIVSQNFFLEIDGQVVSALMSVSGLDVEVGVGKVTQIGADGKKQQVKFLGQTVEVPDLQLTRVAPADVTNDPLWKWFKAVREGGLSGDRAQNRKNGSVVLYDASAKEVARFNFFNGWPSKISTDQLSVDGSDAIKETVSVVIERLERVK
- a CDS encoding phage tail sheath family protein — translated: MPTYTAPGVYVEEIPSSQKVLTSAPTAVTAFVGFTASAPADDPADPQGLMPRLVTSWTQYEALYGGFVEGAMLPLSVYGYFLNGGTQAYIVRVPNAEPSGKPATLELPAADRALGLPVAIESVEPDAQLTVAVQSDDAPDDLEGPTTFTITVLEGGEPVESYPGLSLGGPRDAATVINKTSTKVKVEIRLDEETDLSSQLELLRPGTYALQQAEPVKVPVTGRKFAGSESARTGINGLAIAEDVTIVAVPDLVTAATREDGTLDLGLWKAVQTSLIAHCEQHANRMALLDAPPGMTPQQVKEWRSEVAQYDSAFATMYYPWIKVENPLGSGASAEIVVPPSGHVAGVWARTDETRGVWKAPANDTIRGVLDVERAVTQTEQGFLNPIGVNAIRPFGTRGIRIWGARTLASDTDWQYINVRRLFNMVESTILEGTQWAVFEPNDVTLWEGVKRTLTGYLHGLWQSGALFGSTADQAFFVRCDETTNTPESIDAGRLVVEVGLAPVKPAEFVVFRISQNKQSAA